ATCAGCGCGGGATCGGTGACGAAGATCGTTGCCTTGATGACCGCGTCGAGCGAGGCGCCGCCATGGCGGAGGGTCATGGCCAGCGCTTCCATCGCGGCACGGGTCTGCGTCTCGATATCGCCGCTGACGATCTCGCCGGTGGTGACGTCGATTGGCGGCATGCCGCAGGTGAAGAGCAGGTCGCCGGCGCGCGCCAGCGCCGAGGTCGGCGCGCCGAGCCGGCGGATCGCCTCGGAGATGACGGGGACTTCGATGATCTCGCGGCGCATGATGTGATCCACTTTTCCTTGGATAAGCCGGCTCAGCGGCCCCGCAGCAGGCCGTCGATGCCGGCGGCGCAGAAGTCGGTCAGGCGCTGCAGCAATTGCTCGGCATTCTCCACGACCGGGACAGCCTCGCGCGGCTGGTCGAGCCGCGCCGCGCGGTCGCCCGCGGCCATGGTCATGACGAGCGCGCCGACCATGAAGAGGTAGGCGTCGACCAGGGCGCCCTCCGGTGCCTGCGGATAGGCCTTGCCCAGCGCCGCGACGAACTGCCGTGCGGTTGGATCGAAATGCTCGGCGACGACGCCGCGCGCCGCCTCGCGCGGGTCGACCGCTTCGCGGGCGGTCATCACGGCGAAGGCCGCGCCCTGCACGCCTTCGCTGAAGCGCTGGCGCACCGAGGGGCCGATCAAGGCGGCGACGACCTCGCCGACATCGAGCGCCGGCCGGGCCATGGCCTCGCCCAGCGCCTGCGCGCGCGCCAGCGCCAGAGCGTGGGCCCGGCGGGCGAAGACGGCGCGATAGAGCGCCTCCTTCGAGCCGAAATGATAGCTGAGCTGCGAGAGCCGCACGCCGGCCGCGGCTGCAAGGTCGCGCATCGAGGCGCCGTCGGCGCCGCCGCGCTCGGCAAAGAGCCGCTCGGCAGCGTCGAGAATGCGGTCGCGCGTCGGCATCGCGGACATCGGGCCCCTCCAGAATCCAGCGATTCCCCTCTTACCAGAAACGTGACGTCCTGCTATAGGTCGGACGTTCGTCCAAATTCGAACCACAGAGAACACAGCCTCCAGGGAGGACATACCGGCATGCTGCCAGGCCGCCTCGTCGATCTGTCGATTCCGCTCGAGAACGACGTTCCTGCCGATCCGCCCTTCCAGAAGGTCAGAATCGACTACCGCACGCATGCGGCGACGGCGAACGACATCGCCGCGGCCTTTCCGGGTCTCAGGCCCGAGCAGCTTCCGGACGGCATGGGCTGGGCGGTCGAGCTCGCGACGATCTCGACCCATAACGGCACCCATGTCGACGCGCCCTGGCATTACCACCCGACGCAGGATGGCGGCGCGCCGGCGCTCCGGATCGACGAATGTCCGCTCGACTGGTTCCTGCAACCCGGCGTGAAGCTCGACTTCCGCCATCTGCCGGATGGGCATGTCGTCACCCCCGACGAGATCGACGCCGAACTGGCGCGGATCGACCATAAGCTCAGCCCGCTGGAGATCGTCATCGCCAATACGCGGGCTGGCGCCCGCTATGGCCAGGCCGATTATGTCGATTCCGGCTGCGGTTTCGGCCGCGAGGCGACGCTGCATCTGGTCCGGCAGGGCATCAAGGTGGTCGGCACCGATGGCTGGAGCTGGGATGCGCCGTTCAGCCACACTGCCCGCCGTTTCGCCGAGACCGGCGACGCCTCGCTGATCTGGGAGGGCCATAAGGCCGGGCGCGAGGCGGGCTACTGCCAGATCGAGAAGCTGCACAATCTCGAAGCGCTGCCGGCGACCGGCTTCACGATCAGCTGCCTGCCAGTGAAGGTCCGCAACGGCTCGGCCGGCTGGACCCGCGCCGTGGCGATCCTGCCGGACTAGAGCATTTTCAAGCGAAGTGGACACCGGTTCGCGTGAAGAAAATGCGGCAAATCAAAAAGTTGCCGGAACGACGAAGGAGAATGCGATGAGCAAGGTCATCATCACCTGCGCCGTCACCGGCGGCATCCATACCCCGACCATGTCGGACCATCTGCCGATCACGCCGGACGAGATCGCCAGCCAGGCGATCGCGGCGGCAGAAGCCGGCGCGGCGATCCTGCATCTGCATGCCCGCGATCCCCGGGACGGCCGCCCGACGCCGGACCCGGCCGTGTTTATGGAGTTCCTGCCGCGGATCAAGCAGGCGACCGATGCCGTCGTGAACATCACCACCGGCGGTGGCCTGACCATGACGGTCGAGGAGCGCCTCGCCGCGCCGCTCAAGGCCGCGCCGGAGATGTGCTCGCTCAATATGGGCTCGATGAATTTCGCGCTGCACCCGCTGGCGGAGAAGTACAGCGACTGGAAGCATCCCTGGGAGCAGCCTTACCTCGCCAACACCAAGGACTTCATTTTCCGCAACACCTTCGGCGACATCGAGCGCATCTACAAGCTGCTCGGCGAAGGCCACGGCACCAAGTTCGAGCACGAATGCTACGATGTCGGCCACCTCTACAATCTCGCCCATTGCCTCGATCGCGGCTGGTTCCGGCCGCCGGTCTTCCTGCAATTGATCTTCGGCATCCTGGGCGGCATCGGCGCCGATCTCGACAACCTGATGTTCATGAAGCGCACCGCCGACAAGCTCTTCGGCAAGGACTACCACTGGTCCGTGCTCGCCGCCGGGCGCCATCAGATGGCTTTCTGCACGCAGGCCGCGATGCTGGGCGGCAATGTCCGTGTCGGGCTGGAGGACAGCCTGTTCATCGGCAGGGGCAAGCTCGCCACCTCCAATGCCGAGCAGGTCGCCAAAATCCGCCGCATCGTCGAGGAACTCGGCTACGAGGTCGCGACGCCCGAGGAGGCCCGCGCCACGCTCGGCCTCAAGGGCGGCGACCGCGTGAACTTCTAGGGGCCGCCATGTCGCCCCGCCCCAACCCACTCGACGGCTTCGTCATCGATCCCGCGGCGATCACCTATGTCGGCGAGGGCCTGCAGCGGCCGGAATGCATCCTCGCCGAGCGCGACGGCTCGCTCTGGAGCGCCGATGCGCGCGGCGGCGTCGTCCATATCCGGCCGGACGGCTCGCAAGCGCTGATCACGCAGACCGCGAGCCGCGGCTTCGCCGAGGCGGCCGACGAGGAGGCGCGCTTCGTCTCCGGCACCTTGCCGAACGGCCTCGCCTTCGCCCGCAACGGCGACGTGC
This genomic interval from Bosea sp. 29B contains the following:
- a CDS encoding cyclase family protein, coding for MPGRLVDLSIPLENDVPADPPFQKVRIDYRTHAATANDIAAAFPGLRPEQLPDGMGWAVELATISTHNGTHVDAPWHYHPTQDGGAPALRIDECPLDWFLQPGVKLDFRHLPDGHVVTPDEIDAELARIDHKLSPLEIVIANTRAGARYGQADYVDSGCGFGREATLHLVRQGIKVVGTDGWSWDAPFSHTARRFAETGDASLIWEGHKAGREAGYCQIEKLHNLEALPATGFTISCLPVKVRNGSAGWTRAVAILPD
- a CDS encoding RidA family protein, whose translation is MRREIIEVPVISEAIRRLGAPTSALARAGDLLFTCGMPPIDVTTGEIVSGDIETQTRAAMEALAMTLRHGGASLDAVIKATIFVTDPALMAGVNAVYRTYFTDGFPARTSAAIRPWPLPFDIEIECVAAIG
- a CDS encoding TetR/AcrR family transcriptional regulator, with product MSAMPTRDRILDAAERLFAERGGADGASMRDLAAAAGVRLSQLSYHFGSKEALYRAVFARRAHALALARAQALGEAMARPALDVGEVVAALIGPSVRQRFSEGVQGAAFAVMTAREAVDPREAARGVVAEHFDPTARQFVAALGKAYPQAPEGALVDAYLFMVGALVMTMAAGDRAARLDQPREAVPVVENAEQLLQRLTDFCAAGIDGLLRGR
- a CDS encoding 3-keto-5-aminohexanoate cleavage protein, with the protein product MSKVIITCAVTGGIHTPTMSDHLPITPDEIASQAIAAAEAGAAILHLHARDPRDGRPTPDPAVFMEFLPRIKQATDAVVNITTGGGLTMTVEERLAAPLKAAPEMCSLNMGSMNFALHPLAEKYSDWKHPWEQPYLANTKDFIFRNTFGDIERIYKLLGEGHGTKFEHECYDVGHLYNLAHCLDRGWFRPPVFLQLIFGILGGIGADLDNLMFMKRTADKLFGKDYHWSVLAAGRHQMAFCTQAAMLGGNVRVGLEDSLFIGRGKLATSNAEQVAKIRRIVEELGYEVATPEEARATLGLKGGDRVNF